The following proteins come from a genomic window of Triticum aestivum cultivar Chinese Spring chromosome 6A, IWGSC CS RefSeq v2.1, whole genome shotgun sequence:
- the LOC123127479 gene encoding uncharacterized protein, which produces MDLAGSSSADGELPQRRLPSGSRSSADGQAVHHGPRAWEVRRVGACREGATAMEYSRSRSCPKGPHPGDGRGSNCCAPGLVLVMSDEEKQGPGSAWMMDARRMSALDLDDGFAWGLGATEDGRLGVPRRSDLKS; this is translated from the exons ATGGATCTAGCAGGATCCTCCTCTGCCGACGGCGAACTACCTCAACGACGGCTCCCGTCTGGATCAAGGAG TTCGGCAGATGGTCAAGCAGTGCACCATGGTCCACGGGCATGGGAAGTGCGGCGTGTGGGTGCATGCA GAGAAGGAGCAACAGCCATGGAGTACTCCAGGAGCAGATCATGCCCAAAGGgaccacacccaggagatggtCGTGGATCAAACTGCTGCGCCCCGGGGCTGGTGCTTGTGATgagcgacgaggagaagcagggaCCTGGGAGCGCATGGATGATGGATGCGCGAAGGATGAGCGCCTTGGACCTAGATGATGGATTCGCCTGGGGCCTGGGAGCGACGGAGGATGGACGCCTGGGAGTGCCGAGGAGAAGCGATTTGAAATCCTAG
- the LOC123127481 gene encoding eukaryotic translation initiation factor 4B3-like isoform X2 — protein sequence MAVASAWAKPGSWALAAEEQDDLPPPPPPVPASDFPDLATAATTKVPKKKKVQPVSLASFNSAKFVPSSSRGPTPDMLLSLPTGPRERTEEELGGARWGNVSRGSDEPRRGGSGTEDYGPSRADEADDWGVKKPMERRERMGGFGGDSISSRADDVNDWVSTKKTAPSLPMERRERSSAFGSESQGRADDSTSWVSNKSYSAPPLAPSDGRRGGSVWGFNRDGCPDADSWARKREEVSSGGGSSSARPRLVLQKRTLPVAVVTDGEKDEGVEEDKGEFQPKSWSCNPFGAARPREEVLAAKVENLTKEVYEREEKLVIQPKVRSWNPFGAARPREEVLAGKGEDWRKIDEKLEALKVREAPPEVRSSGRRVSPVQGEENENGEVLERSTDRVWKKPTAVEAEVLSEQGSEVTGAAPAN from the exons ATGGCCGTCGCCTCCGCCTGGGCCAAGCCCGGCTCATGGGCCCTCGCCGCCGAGGAGCAGGACGacctccccccgccgccgccccccgtcCCAGCCTCCGACTTCCCCGacctcgccaccgccgccaccaccaaggtccccaagaagaagaaggtccAGCCAGTCTCCCTCGCCTCGTTCAACAGCGCCAAGTTCGTCCCCTCCTCCTCCCGTGGGCCCACCCCGGACATGCTGCTAAGCCTCCCCACCGGCCCCCGCGAGCGCACTGAGGAGGAGCTCGGCGGGGCACGCTGGGGCAACGTGTCTCGCGGCTCTGACGAGCCGCGACGTGGCGGATCTGGCACGGAGGACTACGGCCCGTCCCGCGCCGACGAAGCGGATGATTGGGGTGTGAAGAAGCCGATGGAGAGGAGGGAGCGGATGGGAGGGTTTGGTGGTGATTCGATTTCGTCGCGTGCTGATGACGTGAACGACTGGGTGTCCACCAAGAAGACGGCGCCCTCTCTGCCCATGGAGCGGAGGGAGCGTAGCAGCGCGTTTGGTAGCGAGTCGCAGGGACGCGCTGACGATTCCACGAGCTGGGTCTCCAACAAGAGCTACTCTGCTCCCCCGCTCGCACCTTCGGATGGCCGAAGGGGTGGGTCAGTTTGGGGTTTCAATAGGGATGGTTGTCCAGATGCTGATTCTTGGGCAAGGAAGAGAGAGGAGGTAAGCAGTGGTGGTGGTAGTAGCAGTGCCCGTCCGCGTCTTGTTTTGCAGAAGCGAACTTTACCGGTTGCCGTTGTAACTGACGGGGAGAAGGATGAGGGTGTAGAGGAAGATAAAGGAGAGTTTCAGCCCAAAAGCTGGTCTTGCAACCCATTTGGGGCTGCACGCCCACGTGAGGAAGTGCTTGCTGCAAAGGTGGAGAACTTGACGAAGGAGGTGTATGAACGGGAGGAGAAGCTAGTGATTCAACCAAAAGTCAGATCTTGGAATCCGTTTGGGGCAGCCCGCCCACGGGAGGAAGTGCTTGCTGGGAAGGGGGAAGATTGGAGGAAGATTGATGAGAAGCTTGAGGCCCTGAAGGTGCGTGAAGCACCACCTGAG GTTAGGTCCtctgggaggagggtttccccagTCCAAGGCGAGGAGAACGAGAACGGCGAAGTGCTGGAGAGGAGTACTGACAGAGTGTGGAAGAAACCTACTGCAGTTGAGGCTGAAGTACTATCTGAACAAGG ATCAGAGGTTACAGGAGCTGCACCTGCAAATTAA
- the LOC123127481 gene encoding eukaryotic translation initiation factor 4B3-like isoform X1, with protein MAVASAWAKPGSWALAAEEQDDLPPPPPPVPASDFPDLATAATTKVPKKKKVQPVSLASFNSAKFVPSSSRGPTPDMLLSLPTGPRERTEEELGGARWGNVSRGSDEPRRGGSGTEDYGPSRADEADDWGVKKPMERRERMGGFGGDSISSRADDVNDWVSTKKTAPSLPMERRERSSAFGSESQGRADDSTSWVSNKSYSAPPLAPSDGRRGGSVWGFNRDGCPDADSWARKREEVSSGGGSSSARPRLVLQKRTLPVAVVTDGEKDEGVEEDKGEFQPKSWSCNPFGAARPREEVLAAKVENLTKEVYEREEKLVIQPKVRSWNPFGAARPREEVLAGKGEDWRKIDEKLEALKVREAPPEVRSSGRRVSPVQGEENENGEVLERSTDRVWKKPTAVEAEVLSEQGSEVTGAAPAN; from the exons ATGGCCGTCGCCTCCGCCTGGGCCAAGCCCGGCTCATGGGCCCTCGCCGCCGAGGAGCAGGACGacctccccccgccgccgccccccgtcCCAGCCTCCGACTTCCCCGacctcgccaccgccgccaccaccaaggtccccaagaagaagaaggtccAGCCAGTCTCCCTCGCCTCGTTCAACAGCGCCAAGTTCGTCCCCTCCTCCTCCCGTGGGCCCACCCCGGACATGCTGCTAAGCCTCCCCACCGGCCCCCGCGAGCGCACTGAGGAGGAGCTCGGCGGGGCACGCTGGGGCAACGTGTCTCGCGGCTCTGACGAGCCGCGACGTGGCGGATCTGGCACGGAGGACTACGGCCCGTCCCGCGCCGACGAAGCGGATGATTGGGGTGTGAAGAAGCCGATGGAGAGGAGGGAGCGGATGGGAGGGTTTGGTGGTGATTCGATTTCGTCGCGTGCTGATGACGTGAACGACTGGGTGTCCACCAAGAAGACGGCGCCCTCTCTGCCCATGGAGCGGAGGGAGCGTAGCAGCGCGTTTGGTAGCGAGTCGCAGGGACGCGCTGACGATTCCACGAGCTGGGTCTCCAACAAGAGCTACTCTGCTCCCCCGCTCGCACCTTCGGATGGCCGAAGGGGTGGGTCAGTTTGGGGTTTCAATAGGGATGGTTGTCCAGATGCTGATTCTTGGGCAAGGAAGAGAGAGGAGGTAAGCAGTGGTGGTGGTAGTAGCAGTGCCCGTCCGCGTCTTGTTTTGCAGAAGCGAACTTTACCGGTTGCCGTTGTAACTGACGGGGAGAAGGATGAGGGTGTAGAGGAAGATAAAGGAGAGTTTCAGCCCAAAAGCTGGTCTTGCAACCCATTTGGGGCTGCACGCCCACGTGAGGAAGTGCTTGCTGCAAAGGTGGAGAACTTGACGAAGGAGGTGTATGAACGGGAGGAGAAGCTAGTGATTCAACCAAAAGTCAGATCTTGGAATCCGTTTGGGGCAGCCCGCCCACGGGAGGAAGTGCTTGCTGGGAAGGGGGAAGATTGGAGGAAGATTGATGAGAAGCTTGAGGCCCTGAAGGTGCGTGAAGCACCACCTGAGGTTAGGTCCtctgggaggagggtttccccagTCCAAGGCGAGGAGAACGAGAACGGCGAAGTGCTGGAGAGGAGTACTGACAGAGTGTGGAAGAAACCTACTGCAGTTGAGGCTGAAGTACTATCTGAACAAGG ATCAGAGGTTACAGGAGCTGCACCTGCAAATTAA